GCACAATCATTACTCATGATGATGTACATCTAAAGAATATGAGAAAGATTCATGAGCTCTGTATCGAAAAAGGTATAAGAGATAAGGTGATGATAATTGTAGGCGGAACTCAGGTTTCAAATGAAATTGCTGTGGAAGCAGGCATGGATGCAGGCTTTGGAAGAGGATCACATGGTATTGACGTAGCCAGCTACATGGTTAAGAGAAGAAGGGAAAAGCAGAAGGATGGAAATTAGTGTATTGGTCGCTGAAATAGGCAGCACCACTACAGTAGTTAATGCATTTGACGGGATTTTAAGCCCTTGTCCGAAATTTGTCGGACAGGGGCAAGCTCCCACTACGGTATTGAACGGTGATGTTACCGTAGGGCTTAAAGGTGCTGTAGAGGACCTTAAAAGAAACCTGGGAGAAAAAGAGCTTACATGGGAGGAATTCCTTGCAACCAGCAGCGCAGCAGGGGGGCTTAGGATGACGGTCCATGGGCTTGTTTATGACATGACGGTTAGAGCTGCCAAAGAGGCTGCACTTGGCGCAGGAGCAATTATAAAGCATGTAACAGCAGGGAAGCTCAGAAGAACAGATTTAAAGAAGATAGAAGATATAAGGCCGAATATTATATTAGTTGCAGGGGGAGTGGACTACGGAGAGAGAGATACCGCCCTGCACAATTTTGAAATGATAGCATCAATGGGTCTTGGCATTCCTGTTATCTATGCTGGGAATATCGAAAATCATGAGGAAGTAAGGCTTATCGCAGAAGAAACTGGTACAAGGCTTTATTTGGTGGAAAATGTATACCCAAAGGTTGATATGCTTAACGTTGAGCCTACAAGAAAAGTCATTCAGGAGGTCTTTGAAGAGCATATAATACATGCACCGGGAATGACCACTGTCAGGGATATGGTAAAAGGACCTATAATTCCTACGCCGGGAGCGGTAATGGAAGCAGCAAAGCTTCTGAAGGAGTACCTGGGAGATCTTGTTGTATTCGACGTTGGCGGTGCAACTACAGATGTGCATTCTGTTACAGAAGGCTCGGAAGAAATAAGCCTTATGCTTATAAGCCCTGAACCTGTGGCTAAGAGGACTGTTGAAGGAGATTTGGGGGTATACGTCAACCTTACCCATATAGTTGAGAAAATAGGCTTGGAAAATCTTAAAAAGGAATTTGCGGACGCAGAAGAGCTTATAAATAATGTAAAGCCGATTCCCGAGACAGACAGGGAAAAAGAGTTTATAGAAAGATTGACTAAAGAAGCTGTGCTTACATCCTTGGAACGCCACGCAGGGATGTTAAGACATCTATATGGTCCTACCGGAAAGAAAACTGTTGCAGAGGGCAAGGATTTGACCAATGTTAAATACATTATCGGAACCGGAGGAGCTTTAACAAGGCTTCCACACAGAGTAGAAATATTAAAGACGGTAGGAATGCACAGCAAAGGTATTGAGTTATTTCCGGGAAAGGAAGCTCAGATACTGATTGATAACCATTATATAATGGCGTCTTTAGGGGTGCTTTCCAAAAGATTTCCCGAGGCAGCTCTGGCACTTATGAGGGAAAGTATGGGAATATAAACTGGTTCGAGGTTCGAGGTGCGGGGTTCGTGCTTATAAGCTGGAGCTTCGAAGAATAAATAAAGGGCGATATAGCTAAAAGTGAGGGATATAGAATGCATTATCCTGCTATAAAAATTAATTTAGAAAAGCTGACTCACAACACCAAAGTGTTGATGGAAAAATGCAGCAAGCTCGGCATAGATGTAGTGCCTGTAACTAAAGTATACTGCGGTATCCCGGAAATTGCCAAAGCATCTGTGGCTGCGGGAGTAAAAATGCTTGCTGATTCAAGAATTGAGAATATAATCAAGATGAAAGAACTAAATGTACCGAAGCTGCTTCTCAGGGTTCCGATGATGTCGCAGGTTGATGAGGTAGTTGAACATGTTGACATCAGCCTAAACTCAGAATATGAAGTTATAAAAGCCCTCTCAAATAAGGCTCTCAAAAAGGGGAAGATACATAAGATAATACTTATGGTTGACCTTGGTGATCTTAGAGAAGGAGAGTGGAGCGAGACAGCAGTAGAATTCGCCGGCAGAATTATCGAGCTTAAGGGTGTCAGACTTATTGGAGTAGGAACCAACCTTACCTGCTATGGAGCAGTTATTCCTAGTAAGGATAATCTTGGACTTCTGGTAGCAATTGCAGAAGAGATTGAAAAAAGATATGATGTTAAGCTGGAGATAATCTC
This portion of the Clostridia bacterium genome encodes:
- a CDS encoding GlmL-related ornithine degradation protein; the encoded protein is MEISVLVAEIGSTTTVVNAFDGILSPCPKFVGQGQAPTTVLNGDVTVGLKGAVEDLKRNLGEKELTWEEFLATSSAAGGLRMTVHGLVYDMTVRAAKEAALGAGAIIKHVTAGKLRRTDLKKIEDIRPNIILVAGGVDYGERDTALHNFEMIASMGLGIPVIYAGNIENHEEVRLIAEETGTRLYLVENVYPKVDMLNVEPTRKVIQEVFEEHIIHAPGMTTVRDMVKGPIIPTPGAVMEAAKLLKEYLGDLVVFDVGGATTDVHSVTEGSEEISLMLISPEPVAKRTVEGDLGVYVNLTHIVEKIGLENLKKEFADAEELINNVKPIPETDREKEFIERLTKEAVLTSLERHAGMLRHLYGPTGKKTVAEGKDLTNVKYIIGTGGALTRLPHRVEILKTVGMHSKGIELFPGKEAQILIDNHYIMASLGVLSKRFPEAALALMRESMGI
- the orr gene encoding ornithine racemase Orr, translating into MHYPAIKINLEKLTHNTKVLMEKCSKLGIDVVPVTKVYCGIPEIAKASVAAGVKMLADSRIENIIKMKELNVPKLLLRVPMMSQVDEVVEHVDISLNSEYEVIKALSNKALKKGKIHKIILMVDLGDLREGEWSETAVEFAGRIIELKGVRLIGVGTNLTCYGAVIPSKDNLGLLVAIAEEIEKRYDVKLEIISGGNSSSIHLIEKNEVPKRVNQLRIGEAIVLGAETAYGERIEGTYPDVFTYMAEIIELKEKPSIPTGETGVDAFGEVPVFTDRGIRKRAILASGRQDIKLDGIKPRDKDAIVLGASSDHLIIDVSDCKKDYKTGDIMEFDMSYGALLVAFTSEYVDKIIE